A single region of the Nicotiana sylvestris chromosome 6, ASM39365v2, whole genome shotgun sequence genome encodes:
- the LOC138870745 gene encoding uncharacterized protein: protein MLSVAKSKLKELLPLILEKDEQKLIRTVNHAGAKARREALEEASAKGVDLSTEVEKARESEENWELLSALDEGPMIFHKLKCELLRHEARMQKALDKEIYLRILCERKEEINVLIFQLESKAEELEHLWGEVGQAKHELNVLKAQVDAQVAAKEDALSKASALEVQIQNAPANDSARANMITRLESELLKEKAEVVNARAEAVISRPRADQKVAAYLKGAAYARAEMRESLDREDNSKEYVKCKSQRETLEEIHVRGFDLSKEIKKARVEEHDAKFLLSNAKDSKD, encoded by the exons ATGCTATCCGTGGCCAAGTCCAAGTTGAAGGAACTATTGCCACTTATATTGGAGAAGGACGAGCAAAAACTGATTCGGACTGTCAATCATGCTGGTGCAAAGGCGAGGAGGGAAGCCTTAGAGGAAGCCAGTGCCAAAGGTGTCGATCTCTCAACTGAGGTCGAGAAGGCCCGAGAATCGGAGGAAAATTGGGAGCTTTTAAGTGCTTTGGACGAAGGTCCGATG ATCTTTCACAAACTTAAGTGCGAGCTGCTTCGCCATGAAGCCAGGATGCAGAAAGCTTTAGATAAGGAGATATACCTTAGAATCCTTTGTGAGAGAAAGGAAG AGATTAatgttttgatatttcagttggagagcaAAGCGGAGGAGCTGGAACATCTTTGGGGCGAAGTTGGCCAGGCCAAACATGAGCTTAACGTGTTGAAGGCTCAAgtagatgcccaagttgcggctaagGAGGATGCTTTGTCTAAGGCTTCTGCCCTTGAGGTGCAGATCCAGAACGCTCCTGCAAATGATTCTGCCCGAGCGAATATGATCacaaggctcgagtctgagcttttgaaggagaaggctgaggtggtgAATGCCCGAGCTGAGGCCGTAATAAGCCGCCCTAGGGCTGACCAAAAAGTGGCGGCCTATTTGAAGGGCGCTGCCTATGCTAGAGCTGAGATGAGGGAATCTCTTGATCGTGAGGACAATAGTAAAGAGTATGTGAAGTGTAAATCTCAaagggagaccctcgaggaaattcatgtCAGGGGTTTCGACCTATCGAAAGAGATCAAGAAAGCTAGGGTGGAAGAACACGATGCTAAATTCCTTCTGTCCAATGCCAAGGATAGCAAGGATTAG